A genomic window from bacterium includes:
- a CDS encoding ADP-ribosylation factor-like protein translates to MSEVNARILLWGIEGSGKTTTLETIHAKLREDLRGELRREPTRLDPTVQYEALPITLGEVGGVGTQIELVAVPGAPDQAMTRKQLLDEVDGIVLVLDCSPEKIRENGPALEELKKSLAAYGRRLDAFPLVLQYNKRDVADPFAIEDLHRQIGLDQAAVFETIATTGHGILPTLTTISKHVVRARRGSSGEIDPQVAAEAAQGAAAPERPAAPPEPEALPQIEEIAIDESSEVEALELEPTLEAVALDDDPNATSTAELLESAILAEGEDQNFQTLAAVELDLDGGQAEWAEDASASKPTEGALRVVSVGQATVEADGGVRLPLVLGDEDGTSRSVVLSLRLDALASQDGTD, encoded by the coding sequence ATGTCCGAAGTCAACGCACGCATCCTGCTCTGGGGCATCGAAGGTTCGGGCAAGACGACGACCCTCGAGACGATCCACGCGAAGCTCCGCGAGGACCTTCGCGGCGAGCTGCGGCGCGAGCCCACCCGCCTCGACCCCACCGTCCAATACGAAGCCTTGCCGATCACCCTCGGCGAGGTCGGTGGCGTCGGCACCCAGATCGAGCTGGTCGCCGTCCCGGGCGCGCCGGACCAGGCGATGACCCGCAAGCAGCTCCTCGACGAGGTCGACGGGATCGTGCTCGTCCTCGACTGTTCGCCCGAGAAGATCCGGGAGAACGGCCCGGCCCTCGAGGAGCTGAAGAAGTCCCTCGCCGCCTACGGCCGGCGACTCGACGCGTTCCCCCTGGTGCTCCAATACAACAAGCGCGACGTCGCCGATCCCTTCGCGATCGAAGACCTCCATCGCCAGATCGGACTCGATCAGGCCGCCGTCTTCGAGACCATCGCGACGACCGGCCACGGCATCCTCCCGACGCTGACCACCATCTCGAAGCATGTCGTGCGCGCGCGCCGCGGCAGCAGCGGCGAAATCGATCCGCAGGTGGCGGCCGAGGCGGCGCAGGGCGCCGCGGCCCCGGAAAGGCCGGCCGCGCCCCCCGAGCCCGAGGCCCTGCCCCAGATCGAAGAGATCGCGATCGACGAATCCTCCGAGGTCGAAGCGCTCGAGCTCGAACCCACCCTCGAGGCCGTGGCGCTCGACGACGATCCGAACGCGACTTCGACGGCCGAGCTGCTCGAGAGCGCGATCCTCGCGGAAGGTGAGGACCAGAACTTCCAGACGCTGGCCGCCGTCGAGCTCGACCTCGACGGGGGGCAGGCCGAATGGGCCGAGGATGCGTCGGCCTCCAAGCCCACCGAAGGCGCTCTGCGCGTCGTGTCGGTCGGCCAGGCCACGGTCGAGGCCGACGGCGGCGTTCGCCTGCCGCTCGTGCTCGGCGACGAGGACGGGACTTCGCGAAGCGTCGTTCTCTCGTTGCGACTCGACGCGCTGGCGAGCCAGGACGGCACCGACTGA
- a CDS encoding type III pantothenate kinase, translating into MSSPVLLVIDVGNTNVSLGVYDYDEQGEGTLSQHWRVSTHREQTSDELVISLSALFATENRRTSEITDVILSSVVPPVVPIWERVSAKLFGQPPQIVGPGMRTGMPVRYENPHEVGADRIVNAVAAYELFGGPIIAVDFGTATTFDCISERGEYLGGVITPGIHISMEALFERASKLHRVEIARPKSVIGRTTTGALQSGLLYGYSGLVDSMIGRIREELGANARVVATGGLARRIAEESKAIDQVVPFLTLDGLRILFEKNRPEG; encoded by the coding sequence GTGAGCTCCCCCGTTCTCCTGGTGATCGACGTCGGCAACACGAACGTGTCCCTCGGCGTCTACGACTACGACGAGCAGGGGGAAGGCACACTCTCCCAGCACTGGCGCGTCTCCACCCATCGCGAGCAGACCTCCGACGAGCTGGTGATCTCCCTCTCCGCGCTCTTCGCGACCGAGAACCGACGGACGAGCGAGATCACCGACGTGATCCTCTCGAGCGTGGTCCCGCCCGTCGTCCCGATCTGGGAGCGCGTCTCGGCCAAGCTCTTCGGCCAGCCCCCGCAGATCGTCGGCCCCGGCATGCGAACCGGCATGCCGGTCCGCTACGAGAACCCGCACGAGGTCGGTGCCGACCGGATCGTGAACGCGGTCGCCGCCTACGAGCTCTTCGGAGGTCCGATCATCGCCGTCGATTTCGGGACCGCGACCACCTTCGACTGCATCTCCGAGCGCGGCGAGTACCTCGGCGGCGTGATCACGCCGGGCATCCACATCTCGATGGAGGCCCTCTTCGAGCGCGCCTCGAAGCTCCACCGGGTCGAGATCGCGCGGCCGAAGTCCGTCATCGGTCGAACGACGACGGGCGCACTGCAATCGGGCCTCCTCTACGGCTACTCGGGGCTCGTCGACTCCATGATCGGGCGGATCCGCGAGGAGCTCGGGGCGAACGCCCGGGTCGTGGCGACCGGGGGCCTGGCCCGGCGGATCGCGGAGGAGAGCAAGGCCATCGACCAGGTCGTGCCCTTCCTGACCCTGGACGGCCTGCGGATCCTCTTCGAGAAGAACCGACCCGAGGGTTGA
- a CDS encoding biotin--[acetyl-CoA-carboxylase] ligase, which translates to MTGAESVLAALREAGDEPLSGETLSTQLGVTRAQVWKHVGALRKRGYAIEGERGGGYRLTGVPDRLFADEVQRGLDTRWVGRTYEHLDDTDSTNRVSFDLGREGARAGTVVVAEAQSAGRGRLGRTFYSPPNQNLYTSILLRPTGSIADAPTLIFCAAVAVAESVAHFLGDEDAVEIKWPNDVLIRRRKTSGILMESSAEGTRIAFAVLGIGVNLNVDRETFPDEFRELATSLSSEIGAPVDRVAFTRHLFERLEAQLELHARGGFEAIRPRFEAFFRMTDEAIGVEEIGGGRVEGLARRIAPDGALEVEITEGPRTGETIRVMAGDVTLSKRRRGSGGA; encoded by the coding sequence ATGACCGGTGCGGAATCGGTGCTCGCAGCGCTTCGGGAAGCGGGCGACGAGCCGCTCTCCGGCGAGACGCTCTCGACGCAGCTCGGCGTGACCCGAGCGCAGGTGTGGAAGCACGTCGGCGCGCTGCGCAAGCGAGGCTACGCGATCGAGGGCGAGCGTGGCGGCGGCTACCGGCTGACGGGCGTGCCCGACCGACTCTTCGCCGACGAAGTCCAGCGGGGCCTGGACACGCGCTGGGTCGGCCGGACCTACGAGCACCTCGACGACACGGACTCGACCAACCGGGTCTCCTTCGATCTCGGGCGCGAGGGCGCTCGGGCCGGGACCGTCGTCGTCGCGGAGGCCCAGTCCGCGGGCCGCGGTCGCCTCGGCCGCACCTTCTACTCGCCGCCGAATCAGAACCTCTACACCTCGATCCTGCTCCGGCCGACCGGCTCGATCGCCGATGCACCGACGTTGATCTTCTGCGCCGCGGTCGCCGTCGCCGAGAGCGTGGCGCATTTCCTCGGCGACGAGGACGCAGTCGAGATCAAGTGGCCGAACGATGTGCTCATCCGCCGACGCAAGACCTCCGGCATCCTGATGGAAAGCAGCGCCGAAGGGACGCGGATCGCCTTCGCGGTCCTGGGCATCGGCGTGAACCTGAACGTCGACCGCGAGACCTTCCCCGACGAGTTCCGCGAGCTGGCCACCAGCCTCTCGAGTGAGATCGGCGCGCCGGTCGACCGGGTCGCCTTCACGCGCCACCTCTTCGAGCGCCTCGAGGCCCAGCTCGAGCTCCATGCCCGCGGCGGCTTCGAAGCGATCCGGCCGCGCTTCGAGGCCTTCTTCCGCATGACCGACGAAGCGATCGGGGTGGAGGAGATCGGCGGCGGTCGCGTGGAGGGGCTCGCCCGGCGGATCGCGCCGGACGGTGCGCTCGAGGTCGAGATCACCGAGGGGCCCCGAACCGGCGAAACGATCCGGGTGATGGCGGGGGACGTCACCCTTTCGAAGCGCCGGCGCGGCTCCGGCGGCGCCTGA